The sequence CTACAGCTTGCGGTGTATCTCAAACAGAAATTGAAACAGCTGCAAATATAATTAGTAATTCTCAAAAAGTTGTATTTGCTTGGGCTATGGGAATTACTCAACAAAAAAACGGCGTTGATAACATTTATAGTATTGTCAATACCGCCTTGATGACTGGTAATATTGGTAAAGAAGGTGCCGGAGTTATGCCGATAAGGGGACATTCAAACGTCCAAGGTTTTGGCTCAATGGGTGTCACGGTAAGGCTTAAAAAAGAAATTCAACAAGCATTAGAAAAATTATTAGGGCGATCGCTCAGTAAAGTCAAAGGATACGATACTCACGCTTTAATAGAAGCTGCTGACGAAGGAAAAGTTGATACTTTAATTTGCGTCGGCGGTAATTTATATGCTGCTAATCCCGATTCTACCAAGGTAAGACGAGCGCTAAATAAAATTGAAACCATCATCTATTTAGCAACAAAACCAAACCTCGGACATTTCCACGGATTAGCTGGTAAAAATACGATTATTATTCCCGTCTTTAACCGCTTTGAAAATCCTCATAAAACTACCGTAGAGTCAGGTAATAACTTTGTCAGACTCAACGACGAAGGAGAAACCCACCTTAAAAAAGCCGATTTAATTTCAGAAGTTGATTTTTTAGCAGAATTAGCCCACCGCATACATGGTGAATATCCCGTCAACTGGCGTAAATTGCAAGATACTAAATACGTCAGACAATTAATAGCTCAAACAATTCCCGGATACGAGAAAATAGGGGAGATTGACGACACAGAATCAGAATTTACAATTAGCGGCAGAATTTTAAAAAATCCTAAATTTTCTACACCTTCCGGTAAAGCTCAGATGTTTATTACACCATTACCAGAATTAAAACTTCCCCAAATAAAAGACTTTGACGTTGCCGATAGTACGCAAGGAATAGTAATAGTATTAATGACCGGAAGAAGTTACGCTCAACATAATACAGTAGTTTATCAAACAGAAGATAAATATCGGGGAATACCACATCGTAACTGTATTTTGATGAATCCAAAGGATGTTGAAAAAGCAGGTTTTGAACAGCATCAACGGGTAGCTGTACGGGGAAATGTAGGGGAATTAGAGAATGTGGAAATTATTTTTGGAGATGTGCGTGAGGGCGCAGGAGTGATGTTTTATCCGGAAGTGAATGTGATTTTTAAAGCGGAAGTTGAAGAGCGTTGTGGTACTCCGGCTTTTAAGAGAGTTCCGGTTTTGGTTTATGGGGGATGATGGAAACTTCACCCTCTTTCCCTCAGTGAAAAAACCTCACCCTCTGTCCCTCTCCTTATCAAGGAGAGGGATGTAAATTTGTAGGGTGCTGTGACGACTGCGATAAATTATCATTTTTAAGAAGTATATTAATAATGTCGTCACGCACCAATGAGCAACTTTGATAAAACCTTAAATTCTGAATGTATAAA comes from Rivularia sp. PCC 7116 and encodes:
- a CDS encoding FdhF/YdeP family oxidoreductase, which translates into the protein MNKDNSNSQSTPIFNNANENTPDMGGGLPIIGYWAEHTLSPEGVKLWKTLLHKSACLACAWGTGGQKGGFTNEEGEKLQRCMKSVESIAAEIQPAIPKQFFEQRSIEELQQLTSKEADRLGRWSFPVILRSGSSHYERISWNEIYSICDKAFAQTPERIASYSSGRSSNEAAFLLQLMMRTLGSNNLADCSDLCHAPSSFGLKQTLGTTTSVVSLESLKQADCIVLAGSNAAYNHPRLMNELIKLRERGGKVIVINPMKEVGLVKFASPAFIKSLFTGSDIACAYLQPIPGSDVALFMGIQKALLAKGKIKQDFLQAYTENWQAVISHIENTAWETITTACGVSQTEIETAANIISNSQKVVFAWAMGITQQKNGVDNIYSIVNTALMTGNIGKEGAGVMPIRGHSNVQGFGSMGVTVRLKKEIQQALEKLLGRSLSKVKGYDTHALIEAADEGKVDTLICVGGNLYAANPDSTKVRRALNKIETIIYLATKPNLGHFHGLAGKNTIIIPVFNRFENPHKTTVESGNNFVRLNDEGETHLKKADLISEVDFLAELAHRIHGEYPVNWRKLQDTKYVRQLIAQTIPGYEKIGEIDDTESEFTISGRILKNPKFSTPSGKAQMFITPLPELKLPQIKDFDVADSTQGIVIVLMTGRSYAQHNTVVYQTEDKYRGIPHRNCILMNPKDVEKAGFEQHQRVAVRGNVGELENVEIIFGDVREGAGVMFYPEVNVIFKAEVEERCGTPAFKRVPVLVYGG